In Streptomyces sp. SN-593, a single genomic region encodes these proteins:
- a CDS encoding acylphosphatase, producing MNEEVRLTAWVRGRVQGVGFRWWTRATALEIGALAGYAGNLSDGRVQVVAEGDFERCERLLAWLRHGDTPGRVDGVTEIWGVTRGGYEGFEIR from the coding sequence ATGAACGAAGAGGTCCGGCTGACCGCCTGGGTCCGCGGCCGGGTGCAGGGTGTCGGGTTCCGCTGGTGGACCCGGGCGACCGCGCTGGAGATCGGCGCGCTGGCCGGATACGCGGGCAACCTCTCCGACGGCCGGGTCCAGGTGGTCGCGGAGGGTGACTTCGAGCGGTGCGAACGGCTGCTGGCGTGGCTGCGGCACGGCGACACGCCCGGACGCGTGGACGGCGTGACGGAAATCTGGGGGGTCACCCGCGGGGGATACGAAGGATTCGAGATCCGATGA